In Engraulis encrasicolus isolate BLACKSEA-1 chromosome 15, IST_EnEncr_1.0, whole genome shotgun sequence, the following proteins share a genomic window:
- the LOC134464362 gene encoding LOW QUALITY PROTEIN: uncharacterized proline-rich protein-like (The sequence of the model RefSeq protein was modified relative to this genomic sequence to represent the inferred CDS: substituted 1 base at 1 genomic stop codon) has translation PPPPPPPSPSPPPPSSPSPPPPPPPSPSHPTIIIPPPSPPPSSXLQLP, from the exons ccaccaccaccaccaccaccatcaccatcaccaccaccaccatcatcaccatcaccaccaccaccaccaccaccatcaccatcccacCCCACCATCATCATA ccaccaccatcaccaccaccatcatcataactccaactacca